The sequence TGATGCTATCCATATTGTTTTTTTTAAGCAAATATCAACAGGCTGGTTAAAAAAAAGTTTTTAGGGATTTATGTGATGATTGAATTTATGTATCAGTTTATAAGGATTTAATCTTAAGTTTTAAAAATTTTATCAACTGTAATAATTCTATATGTATTTTGATTTATAGTTATTTTAATATTGTTAGCATTATTCATTACATAGATGTTTTTACCTATTCTCTGGAAAAAATCTATTTGAGTTTCTTCAATTATTGCAGAGAGCATTTTTTCAATTTCAGATTTTGAATATCTACAATTCAATTTTTTATTAATTCTTTCATAAACGAATTCAGTGTAACAAAGCTTGTTTAAAATTTCAGTTTTATCAATGAACATTTTATGATTTGAATTTGCAAGTGGGTTTTTTAAACTTGATAAAAATGATAGTGAAAAAAAATCAAATTTATAGTTTAAAATTAGAGGATGAGTTGAGAATTTGAATTTTACTTCTAAGATATATTCATTAAAAACTCTTTCTATAGATTGAAATAATCCAATTTTATCGTTTTACAAAAAGGTTGGAAGTATTAATACTAAAATATGTGGCCAATCAAGAACAAGCCCTTTCAAGCTTTGATACACAATCCATCTTTTTACTCTATAGAAATATTTTTTCATGTTGAATAAATTCTTTCTATCTTACCTCGCTATTTTTAATAT is a genomic window of Bacteroidota bacterium containing:
- a CDS encoding DUF3781 domain-containing protein, which translates into the protein MFIDKTEILNKLCYTEFVYERINKKLNCRYSKSEIEKMLSAIIEETQIDFFQRIGKNIYVMNNANNIKITINQNTYRIITVDKIFKT